GCAGCAGCTCGGTCATGCCCCCGTCCGTGATCACGAAGGTCTTGTTTCCGGATCGCTTCACGTACAGCACGCGCACGATGAGCGTCCCGGATTCGCCAACGATGAAGCGGCCCGGCTCCAGTACCAGCCGCAGGCCGCGCCGTCTTACGGCAGGCAGGACCGCTGCGGCGACGCGCGCGAGATCGATCTCGGAGTCGTCTCCGTAGGCGACCCCGAACCCACCACCCAGATCGACGTACTCGAGCGGGATGCCCTCATCGGAAAGCGCCCGCTCCAGGGCGAAGATCTCGCGCGCGGCGCGTTCGTACGGTTCGGCGTCCACGATCTGCGACCCGATGTGGACTGCGATGCCCGCGACCCGTAGCGCGGCCCGGGAGGCCGCCCATCGATAGAGGTCCATGATCTCGTCGGCGGGAACCCCGAATTTGGTGCCGGCGTGCCCCGTGCGCGTGTACTCGTGAGGCGTGGGCGAGGCGATGTCCAGGTTCACGCGCAGCGCGATGCGGGCGCGCACACCCCGCCGGACGGCGATGCGTTCAAGCAGATGCAGCTCCTCACGGCTCTCGACGTTGAACCCGTAGATTCCGGCTTCCAGCCCCGCGCCGAGCTCCTCCTCGCTCTTGCCTGCACCGGCGAACACGATCCGCCTTGCCGGAATCCCCGCCTCGAGGGCGCGCGCCAGCTCTCCTCCGCTCACGATGTCGGCGCCGGAACCGAGCCGAGCCAGGCGGTTGAGAAGCGCCAGGTTTCCGTTGGCCTTGACCGAATAGGCCACGAGCAGGCGGGCGCCCGCGAAGGCGGCTTCGAAGGTGCGATACCTGTCTTCCAGCAAGGCTCCATCGTAAAGATAGAGTGGGGTCCCGAAGCGAGCGGCGATGTCGTCGAGGGCGAACGGTCCGCAGCGGAGCACGCCGTCCGAGCGAGCCAGCGGAGTCACCTCAGTATGCCCGCGCCCACGCCACCTCCATTTTGGCAGCGCCGCCGCCGATGCACCGCGAAGGCCGGCTGGACGACGCGAACTCGTCGTCGGGGATGACCCGGATCGTGGCCCTGGTCGCCTGATTGACCTTCTCTTCCACGTCGGGGTCGCCGCTCCATCCGGTGTACACCAATCCACCCCCCGCGTCCAGGATCTCCTTGAGCTCGCCGAGATCCGAGACCCCCCTGTGGGAGTTGGCTTCGCGGCGCGCGCGGGCGCTCTCGAGCAAGTCTGCGTGCAAGGCGTCGAGAAGAGCCGGTAGGGTGGCCAGGGCTTCTTCGCGCGACAGAAAGCGCTTGCGCTCGCTGCTCGAGAACGGAACCCGCCGGGCCAGCACCACCTGCCCCTTCGCCACATCGCGCGGCCCGATTTCGGCGCGGAAGGGAGCGCCCTTGCGCTCCCACTCGTAGAACTTTGCCCCCGGGTTGAGGTGGTCGCGGGCGTCGATGCGCACCCGCACCCCTGCCGCGACCAGCTGGTCGCGGAAGCGGTCGGCCTCTTCCAGCACCAGTACGCGCTGCGCGTCCGTGCGCCAGATGGGCACAACCACGACCTGGGCCGGAGCGATCCGCGGCGGCACGACGATGCCGTTGTCGTCGCCGTGGGTCATCACCATGCCCCCGACCATGCGCGTGGACACGCCCCAGGAGGTGTTCCAGGCGTATTCCTCGCGCCCCGCCTCGCTCTGGAAGGTGAGGCCGAACTGGCGCGAGAAGTTCTGTCCCAGGAAGTGGGAGGTGCCCGCCTGAAGCGCGCGATTGTCCTGCATCAGCGCCTCCACGGAATAGCTTCGCACCGCACCCGCAAACTTCTCCGATTCGCTCTTGAGCCCGCTGACCGGGGGCATCGCGATCCAGTCCTCCTGGAACTGCCGGTACACCCCGAGCATGCGCCGTGCCTCCTCTTCGGCCTCTTCCCGCGTCGCATGTGCGGTGTGGCCCTCCTGCCAGAGGAATTCCGAGGTCCGCAGAAAGAGCCGGGTGCGCAGCTCCCAGCGCATCACGTTGCACCACTGGTTCAGCAGCAGGGGCAGATCGCGATAGCTCTGCACCCACTTCGCGTACATCGAGTAGATGATGGTCTCGGAGGTCGGACGAACGACATAGGGCTCATCGAGTTCCTTGCCGCCGGCGTGGCTCACCACCGCGAGCTCCGGCTTGAAGCCCTCGACGTGCTCCTTCTCGCGCTCGATGAAGCTCATCGGAATGAGCAGGGGGAAATAGGCGTTCTCGTGGCCGGTCTCCTTGAAGAGGCCGTCCAGTCCCTGCTGCATCAGTTCCCAGATCGCGTACCCCCAGGGACGAATGACCATGCATCCGCGCACCGGCGAATAGTCGGCCAGTTCCGCGCGCTGAACGACATCGTTGTACCAGGCCGAGAAGCTCTCGCTCCGGGGCGTCAGCCGCTTGTCATCAGCCATTTGTCTGGTCCTGGGGGTGGCCCGCGGCGCCGCGGGAAGGGTCGCGTCTGTTCTCTCGGCGAAGTACGAAGAACCCGGGAACGCTGAAGAGCAGGAGCGAGGAGATGAACCACGATATCCGGAAGGGCGCGCCCGTCAACTCGTTCAGGAGCAGCGCCACCAGCGCGCCCCCGCCCAGGGACAGGGCCGCGGCCGCGGCCAGAATGAAGAACTCGAGGATGTTGAGCCGGCGCACGGCGCGAGCCATGTCCCGGCGCACCCCCTTGTTGCCGTCGGCTACCATTCCGGGGGCGTTCCGTGGTAGAAGTAGACCCGGTGGCCGCTACCCCGCCCCGTTCCAACCTCGCCGTACCAGCCCTCCAGAGGAATCCATTCGCCCCAGGCCACGGGCACCAGATCGCCTTCATTCGCTCCCGGCGGCACCGCCGCGTGGTAGACGATCGCACGAATCGCGACCAGGGCCGAATCGCGGGCGGCGCGTTCGGGCAGCAGCTCCCGCAGGGTTCGGCTGAATTCCACGCGCCCGCCGGGCTCCTGCGCGAGCAGATGAAGGGTAAGGCGGCGGTCCAGCACCGGGTCCGGCACTTCATCGAAGAGGACGAGAGGAATCGCCTCGGCATCGTCGGCGCCGAAGGACGAACGCGCTGCCGGGGGCGCCGGAGCGGGCGCCGCGTCCTCCCTCGCGTCGGGTGGGCGGTCGGGAGAACAGGCTCCCGCGCACAGACACGCGGCAGCCCAGACGAGAACCCGCGGCGGTTGCCGGCCTGCCCGGCGAGAGGTCATGGCGTCGGCCTGCCCCGGCGCAGATCGGCCAGCGAGACTTCCTGCTGACTGCCTTGCGCCATGTCGCGGATCACCGCCACCCCTCTCGCCGTCTC
The genomic region above belongs to Gammaproteobacteria bacterium and contains:
- the proS gene encoding proline--tRNA ligase, which gives rise to MADDKRLTPRSESFSAWYNDVVQRAELADYSPVRGCMVIRPWGYAIWELMQQGLDGLFKETGHENAYFPLLIPMSFIEREKEHVEGFKPELAVVSHAGGKELDEPYVVRPTSETIIYSMYAKWVQSYRDLPLLLNQWCNVMRWELRTRLFLRTSEFLWQEGHTAHATREEAEEEARRMLGVYRQFQEDWIAMPPVSGLKSESEKFAGAVRSYSVEALMQDNRALQAGTSHFLGQNFSRQFGLTFQSEAGREEYAWNTSWGVSTRMVGGMVMTHGDDNGIVVPPRIAPAQVVVVPIWRTDAQRVLVLEEADRFRDQLVAAGVRVRIDARDHLNPGAKFYEWERKGAPFRAEIGPRDVAKGQVVLARRVPFSSSERKRFLSREEALATLPALLDALHADLLESARARREANSHRGVSDLGELKEILDAGGGLVYTGWSGDPDVEEKVNQATRATIRVIPDDEFASSSRPSRCIGGGAAKMEVAWARAY
- the lysA gene encoding diaminopimelate decarboxylase, with the translated sequence MTPLARSDGVLRCGPFALDDIAARFGTPLYLYDGALLEDRYRTFEAAFAGARLLVAYSVKANGNLALLNRLARLGSGADIVSGGELARALEAGIPARRIVFAGAGKSEEELGAGLEAGIYGFNVESREELHLLERIAVRRGVRARIALRVNLDIASPTPHEYTRTGHAGTKFGVPADEIMDLYRWAASRAALRVAGIAVHIGSQIVDAEPYERAAREIFALERALSDEGIPLEYVDLGGGFGVAYGDDSEIDLARVAAAVLPAVRRRGLRLVLEPGRFIVGESGTLIVRVLYVKRSGNKTFVITDGGMTELLRPSHYGGYHQVEPVRARPGAAVVVTDVVGPVCEDGDFLARDRAIELPSAGDLMVVRTAGAYGFSMASNYNSRLRPAEVLVAGGGLHLIRRRESFADLIRGERIPS